A window of Juglans regia cultivar Chandler chromosome 7, Walnut 2.0, whole genome shotgun sequence contains these coding sequences:
- the LOC109018722 gene encoding UDP-glycosyltransferase TURAN isoform X3, producing MNEIQGKRGENETKGRRGRACVVVLGDLGRSPRMQYHALSLARQASLEVDIVAYGGSQPHIAVLSQPSIHIHIMPLWLVILEGLPKMLRPIMLLLKPLIQFFMLLWFLCIKIPSPDVFIVQNPPSVPTLVAVKWASSLRRSAFIIDWHNFGYTLLGLSLGRSSRFVSVYLWFEKRYGKMADGSLCVTKAMQHELAQNWGIRATVLYDQPPEFFRPASLEEKHELFFRLDKNLCEPLGVRDCVHNGHLGMQNHELNETLLTSQVGSDIFLKPNRPALVVSSTSWTPDEDFGLLLEAAVMYDRRVAAILNEDDSTNEEFLWKEISQGKQYLYPRLLFIITGKGPEKEKYEEKIRRLHLKRVAFRTMWLSAEDYPLLLGSADLGVCLHTSSSGLDLPMKVVDMFGCGLPVCAVSYSCIKELVKVEKNGLLFSSSSELADELLMLFKGFPDGCDALNLLRNGTLEMGSSARWATEWEEHAKPLISEVIV from the exons ATGAACGAAATTCAAGGGAAAAGAGGGGAAAATGAGACGAaaggaaggagagggagggctTGCGTGGTGGTACTAGGGGACCTCGGGCGCAGCCCTCGTATGCAGTATCATGCTCTTTCACTTGCTCGTCAg GCATCTCTTGAGGTGGACATTGTTGCATATGGGG GTTCCCAGCCCCACATTGCAGTTCTATCTCAACCATCTATACATATTCACATAATG CCACTGTGGCTTGTAATCCTTGAAGGCCTACCGAAGATGCTCCGCCCTATAATGCTTTTGCTCAAGCCATTAATTCAGTTTTTCATGCTTCTTTGGTTTCTTTGCATAAAGATTCCTTCTCCTGATGTCTTTATTGTGCAG AATCCTCCTTCCGTTCCAACTTTAGTGGCTGTAAAATGGGCAAGTTCACTGAGACGTTCTGCATTTATAATTGATTGGCATAATTTCGGATATACCCTGCTCGGGTTGTCGCTTGGGAGAAGTAGTCGCTTTGTCTCTGTCTATCTTTG GTTTGAGAAGCGTTATGGGAAGATGGCAGATGGATCCCTATGTGTGACAAAGGCAATGCAACATGAATTGGCTCAAAACTGGGGAATTAG AGCTACAGTGTTATATGATCAGCCTCCTGAGTTTTTCCGTCCAGCTTCACTCGAGGAAAAGCATGAG CTATTTTTTAGACTAGATAAAAATCTCTGTGAGCCTCTTGGTGTACGGGATTGTGTACACAATG GACATTTAGGAATGCAGAACCATGAGCTAAATGAGACTCTGTTGACTTCCCAGGTTGGCAGTGACATTTTCTTGAAGCCAAACAGGCCAGCACTTGTTGTAAGCAGTACAAGCTG GACCCCCGATGAGGATTTTGGCCTTCTCTTGGAAGCAGCAGTAATGTATGATAGGCGTGTTGCTGCAATATTAAATGAAGATGATTCAACCAATGAAGAGTTTCTGTGGAAGGAAATCTCTCAGGGAAAGCAATACTTGTACCCTagattattgttcatcattacAG GTAAAGGGCCTGAGAAGgaaaaatatgaagagaaaataAGGAGGCTACACCTCAAACGTGTGGCATTTCGTACGATGTGGCTGTCAGCTGAGGATTACCCGTTGCTCCTGG GATCGGCAGACCTAGGGGTTTGTCTGCATACTTCCTCATCAGGGTTAGACCTTCCAATGAAG GTTGTGGATATGTTTGGTTGTGGTTTGCCTGTTTGTGCTGTTTCCTACTCTTG CATTAAAGAActtgtaaaagttgagaagaATGGTCTCCTCTTTTCATCATCTTCAGAGCTAGCAGATGAACTGTTG